The sequence ACTCCGGAGGGGCGTCCGCGGCAAAGGGGGCGATCAGGGTCGCAGCTTGAGTAGTCAGCGCTGGCTCCAGCTTCGGGGCATCGGTCGAGAACCGTTGCGACGATGGTCGGTGAGCGTCACTCCGCAAGCGCTCGCAGAGCGAGCGGGCGGGCGCTCGACCAGCCTATCAAACTTGAGAGGTCGCTGAATCCGCCCGGCGGGCGCGCTCACGGCGCGGGATCCGGGTCGCTCGTGCGGTCCCCCGCGTCGGGATCGGTCGGCAGCTGCACGTCGCTGACGTGCGGCACGCGCATGCGCAGCAGCACCACCACGTCGACCAGGAGCGAGGCGAGCACGCTCACCACGACCGCGACGAAGAACACGGTGGGCTCGATCCACGGCTGATCGCGCAGCAGCAGCAGCGCGACGATGAAGACGACGAACTTGAGGATCCATCCGCCGAGCACGATGGCGAAGAACAGCGGCACGTAGAGCGCGTCGCCGTACCACCGGTTCGCGATGAGGATGCTGGCGCCGGTGATCGCGAGGAACACGGCGGCGACGAGCACGCCGACGAGCGCGCTCCACAGGCCCGCCTCGCCGGCGACGAGGGAGCCGACGACGGCACCCGCCACGGCGAGCACGGCGGTGACGGCGCCGGACCACACCAGGACGGTGCGCAGGATCGGCGTGCTGGAGACAGGGCTGGGGGTCATCGGGCGTTCTCCGGGGAGGGTTCGGGGTCGGGCGCGCGCTCCGGCGCGGCCGCGGGAGCGGCGTGCGCCGCGGAAGCGCGGCGTGCGGGCGGCAGCGTGACGACGAGGCATGCGGCCACGCCGACGACGCCGTACACCACGCCGAAGAGGTAGTCCCCCGGCCATTCGAGGGTCGTGCCGATGTACATCAGCAGCACCGACAGGCTCACCAGCGCCGTCCAGGCGTAGAAGATCAGCACCGCGTCGCGGTCGGAGTGGCCCATGTCGAGCATGCGATGGTGCAGGTGCTTGCGGTCGGGCGAGAACGGCGACTTCCCCCGGCTCATGCGCCGCACCACGGCCAGGCCGAAGTCCAGCAGCGGGAGCAGCACGACCACGACCGGCAGCAGGATCGGGATGAACGCACCGAGGAGCTGCGAGCGGCCGAACTGGTCGTTGTCGCCGAGCATGGCGGGGTCGAAGTTGCCGGTGATCGAGATCGCCGAGCATGCCATCAGCAGGCCCAGCATGAGGGCGCCGGCGTCGCCCATGAACAGCTTCGCCGGGCTCCAGTTCATCGGCAGGAAGCCGATGCACGCGCCGATGAGCACGGCGGCGATGAACGACGACAGATTGAAGTAGTTGCTGGCCCCGGTGTCACGGAACACCATGTAGGAGTATGCGAAGAACACCGCGTTCGCGATGAGGCACACGCCGGCGACGAGTCCGTCGAGACCGTCGATGAAGTTGACCGCGTTCATGGCGACGACGATCGCGAACACCGTGAGCGTGAAGCTCACCCAGCTCGAGAAGATCGTCATGCCGCCCACCGGCAGCGTGTAGATCTGCAGCTGGCCGAACCACGCGATGACGCCTGCGGCGAGGAACTGCGCGCCGAGCTTGATCATCCAGTCGAGGTCCCACAGGTCATCGAGCACGCCGATCACGACGATGATCAGCGCGGCGCCCAGCAGCGCGTAGATCTGCTGCGGATTGGACCAGATGATGGCGAAGAACGGATGCTGCGCCGAGACGGCGAACGCCGCCAGCACGCCGAGGAACATCGCGATCCCGCCCAGCCGGGGCGTGGGCGTCGTGTGCACGTCGCGATCGCGGATGCCGGGGTACAGCTTGTATCTCAGGCTGACGCGCCAGACGACCCACGACAGGACGAAGGTGACGGCCGCGGTCAGCAGGATCGTGAAGACGTACTGCTTCACGGGCGGTCCGGCTCCGCGGGCGGAGCGGCCTCCTCCGTGACGGACGTCGCCGGCTCGCCGCCCGCGTCGGTCTCGGCGCCGGGATCGGGCTCGAGCAGGTCGCCGAGCACCTCCCGCAGCCGGGCGCGGTCGACCGCGCCCTCGCGCAGCACGCGCACCTGCGGCTCCGCACCGCCCACGAGACTCGTCGCGTCGACGATCGTCGACGCGACGCCGGTCTTGGACGGGCCGTCGCTCAGGTACACCGCGACGCTGTCGCGCAGCATCTCCTGCGCATCCTCCGCCGTGATCCCGGCGGCCATGCCGGTGAGGTTCGCGCTCGAGACGGCGAGTGGCCCGGTCTCTTCGAGCAGCTCGAGGGCGAGGCGGTGCGCCGGCATCCGCACCGCGACCGTGCCGCGGGTGTCGCCGAGGTCCCACGACAGCGACGGCTGCGCGGGGAGGACGATGGTCAGCCCGCCCGGCCAGAACTCCTCGACCAGCCGCTCGACGGGCTCGGGCACTTCGGCCACGAGCGCGCGCAGCGTGGCGAGCCCGGCCACCAGCACGGGCGGCGGCGACTGCCGACCCCGTCCTTTCGCAGCGAGCAGGCGCGCGACCGCCGCCGCGTTGAACGCGTCGGCGGCGACGCCGTAGACGGTGTCGGTCGGGATGACCACGAGGTCGCCGCGACCGATGGCCTGGCGCGCCTGGCGCATGCCGGTGAGCAGCTCAGCCTCGTCACGGCAGTCGAAGATGGGGGACATGTCGCCCACAGTCTAATTGGACACCGGGCCGGCCCCACGGCTCGCCTCGGCCGGACGCGGCGAGGGAAGCGAGATCTGCCGCCCCCGGGGCTCAGGGACGCAGGGCGGTCGTCGCCCGATCCCGCATCGTCAGGTCGGGGTGGGTCGCCGCGGCGCGCCAGCCGTCCGCCGCGAGGATGCCGCGGATCGCCTCGCCCTGCCACTCGCCGTGCTCGATCACGATCGTCCCGCCGGGGTGCGCCAGGCGCAGACCGACGCGGCTGAGCACGCGGACCACGTCGAGCCCGTCCTCTCCCCCGTACAGCGCGGCGGGCGGATCGAAGAACCGGACCTCCGGGTCGCGCGGGATCGCGGCATCCGGAACGTACGGCGGGTTGGACGCGACCACCGCGACCGTG comes from Microbacterium cremeum and encodes:
- a CDS encoding MraY family glycosyltransferase yields the protein MKQYVFTILLTAAVTFVLSWVVWRVSLRYKLYPGIRDRDVHTTPTPRLGGIAMFLGVLAAFAVSAQHPFFAIIWSNPQQIYALLGAALIIVVIGVLDDLWDLDWMIKLGAQFLAAGVIAWFGQLQIYTLPVGGMTIFSSWVSFTLTVFAIVVAMNAVNFIDGLDGLVAGVCLIANAVFFAYSYMVFRDTGASNYFNLSSFIAAVLIGACIGFLPMNWSPAKLFMGDAGALMLGLLMACSAISITGNFDPAMLGDNDQFGRSQLLGAFIPILLPVVVVLLPLLDFGLAVVRRMSRGKSPFSPDRKHLHHRMLDMGHSDRDAVLIFYAWTALVSLSVLLMYIGTTLEWPGDYLFGVVYGVVGVAACLVVTLPPARRASAAHAAPAAAPERAPDPEPSPENAR
- a CDS encoding L-threonylcarbamoyladenylate synthase, whose protein sequence is MSPIFDCRDEAELLTGMRQARQAIGRGDLVVIPTDTVYGVAADAFNAAAVARLLAAKGRGRQSPPPVLVAGLATLRALVAEVPEPVERLVEEFWPGGLTIVLPAQPSLSWDLGDTRGTVAVRMPAHRLALELLEETGPLAVSSANLTGMAAGITAEDAQEMLRDSVAVYLSDGPSKTGVASTIVDATSLVGGAEPQVRVLREGAVDRARLREVLGDLLEPDPGAETDAGGEPATSVTEEAAPPAEPDRP